Proteins from one Tautonia rosea genomic window:
- a CDS encoding ABC transporter permease, which produces MSALSFLLMLCWAQAGGDQAAPDAPPGSSTLPAQAIVTDEASGAPAPAPAAPGAGGDGAPMVAPAVAVADQMAPWQYWILLIGDPRATVPVWWGPLLSWAKVISLAGLLGWIGAWVLSSLRGRRRPKVTIGGARPIDLALLLAILVGIGSIFVRVAQGSGQLPDIQLAGVSVSSLVGLICLGVGLLWLEVVLWSGILRQRSVGDMLVLAGIHLALFFAVAVALSLPKSSVQLFGPGLGMAPNTAMVDAQGALTPSGVVALTLLAVQMALTYMGFVVLLRITLLVIGEVARVRPRRLFAMGKFSWVESFRKTRIPWAVLVIFLLILAFTHWFLQPPDALRQAELSRLYVGTLMLLSSILLTIMVAILTPISLPNDIRFQTIYTIVTKPVRRLEVVWGRMFGFMAVVTVLILALGGISLIYLDRNVGGRIEELRAEIAEAREVGLTNRATQLSSQLDQLETRMSARLPIDGSLTFIDSVGEPRIKGIDVGQELEIRSFVEGATQAEASWLFGENLPHPVDRLFPNRPGLPFPTQSKPVPLNLLLVSGTVEDLANRIYDLAYERMELEGQKQGAEPSELSRINARITRNEEQRGSLNQQYQELVGRYVELMDQAQAATDDAEADRLLEEAAALRSPDVPVQMTFTVYRTTKGRPGEPVYASIQVVHPFSSEAPMFPGDPQPTPLIFDPLAQEFAGRANPLIPELVYSDTFDVREYYTNKWSFPASMLVGSRGYLTIQVQCLSPTQYLGMAENDLFIVASQGSFLVNYLKGLAGIWLQAMVLTAIGVWAGTFLSWPVALLITVFFFVAGEVFFPILSQLASGQMTGGGPFESLIRMISHQNQMADLDATLGVILAKSLDAIVVPIMSLLIFIVPNFSAMDLSNLVADGFAIQWQTLGANILLALAYALPFSIAGYFILKNREVAA; this is translated from the coding sequence TCTGCGCTGAGTTTTCTCCTGATGCTTTGCTGGGCACAGGCCGGCGGCGATCAGGCCGCCCCCGACGCCCCGCCGGGTTCGTCCACCCTGCCGGCCCAGGCGATTGTCACCGACGAGGCCTCTGGTGCCCCCGCCCCAGCCCCCGCCGCTCCCGGAGCCGGTGGCGACGGTGCCCCGATGGTGGCTCCCGCGGTCGCCGTAGCCGACCAGATGGCCCCCTGGCAATACTGGATTCTCTTGATCGGCGACCCTCGGGCCACGGTGCCGGTCTGGTGGGGTCCGCTGCTGAGCTGGGCCAAGGTAATCTCGCTGGCTGGTTTGCTCGGCTGGATCGGGGCCTGGGTCCTCTCATCGTTACGCGGTCGGCGGCGGCCGAAGGTGACGATCGGCGGCGCCCGGCCCATCGACCTGGCCTTGCTGCTTGCCATCCTCGTTGGCATCGGCAGTATCTTTGTCCGGGTGGCTCAGGGCTCGGGACAGTTGCCCGACATCCAGTTGGCTGGCGTCTCGGTCTCGTCGCTGGTGGGCCTGATCTGCCTCGGCGTCGGGTTGCTTTGGCTTGAGGTGGTGCTCTGGTCCGGCATTCTCCGGCAGCGAAGCGTGGGAGACATGCTGGTGCTGGCCGGGATTCACCTGGCCCTGTTCTTCGCCGTGGCCGTGGCCCTGAGCTTGCCGAAAAGCTCGGTGCAGCTCTTCGGGCCAGGGCTGGGCATGGCTCCCAACACGGCGATGGTCGATGCCCAGGGAGCCCTGACCCCCTCCGGCGTGGTGGCCCTGACCTTGCTGGCCGTGCAGATGGCCCTGACCTACATGGGTTTCGTCGTCCTGCTGCGGATCACCCTGCTGGTCATCGGCGAGGTCGCCCGGGTGCGCCCCCGACGACTCTTTGCAATGGGCAAATTCAGCTGGGTCGAGTCGTTCCGCAAGACGCGCATCCCCTGGGCCGTGCTGGTGATCTTCCTCTTGATCCTCGCCTTCACCCACTGGTTCCTCCAGCCTCCCGATGCACTCCGGCAGGCCGAGCTGAGCCGCCTCTACGTCGGCACCTTGATGCTTTTGTCGTCAATCTTGCTGACGATCATGGTGGCGATTCTTACCCCCATCTCGCTGCCCAACGACATCCGCTTTCAGACGATTTACACGATCGTCACCAAGCCGGTCCGCCGTCTGGAAGTCGTCTGGGGCCGGATGTTCGGCTTCATGGCGGTCGTCACGGTGTTGATCCTCGCCCTCGGTGGCATCAGCCTGATCTACCTCGACCGTAACGTCGGAGGCCGGATCGAGGAGCTTCGGGCCGAGATCGCCGAGGCTCGCGAAGTGGGTCTGACGAACCGGGCCACGCAGCTGTCCTCGCAGCTCGATCAGTTGGAGACCCGCATGTCGGCCCGGCTGCCGATCGACGGGTCGTTGACCTTCATCGACTCGGTCGGCGAGCCGAGGATCAAGGGGATTGACGTCGGCCAGGAGCTGGAAATCCGCAGCTTCGTCGAAGGAGCCACCCAGGCCGAGGCCTCCTGGCTCTTTGGCGAGAACCTCCCGCACCCGGTCGACCGCCTCTTCCCGAACCGGCCCGGCTTGCCCTTCCCGACCCAGTCGAAACCCGTTCCCCTGAACCTCCTGCTCGTCTCCGGAACGGTGGAAGACCTCGCCAACCGCATCTACGACCTGGCCTACGAGCGCATGGAGCTGGAGGGGCAAAAGCAAGGGGCCGAGCCGAGCGAACTCTCACGCATCAACGCTCGTATTACTCGCAACGAGGAACAGCGCGGGAGCCTCAATCAGCAGTACCAGGAACTCGTCGGCCGCTACGTCGAGCTGATGGACCAGGCTCAGGCCGCCACAGACGATGCCGAGGCCGATCGGCTCCTCGAAGAGGCCGCGGCCCTGCGATCGCCCGATGTTCCCGTGCAGATGACCTTCACCGTTTATCGGACCACCAAGGGACGCCCCGGCGAGCCGGTCTATGCGTCGATTCAGGTCGTCCACCCGTTCTCCAGCGAGGCCCCGATGTTCCCGGGCGATCCTCAGCCAACCCCGTTGATCTTCGACCCCCTGGCTCAGGAATTCGCCGGACGGGCCAACCCCTTGATTCCGGAACTGGTTTACAGCGACACCTTCGACGTCCGGGAGTACTACACCAACAAGTGGTCCTTCCCGGCCTCGATGCTCGTCGGCAGCCGGGGTTACCTGACGATCCAGGTCCAGTGCCTGAGCCCGACCCAGTACCTCGGCATGGCCGAAAACGACCTGTTCATCGTCGCCAGCCAGGGCTCGTTCCTGGTCAACTACCTGAAGGGACTGGCCGGGATCTGGCTGCAAGCCATGGTCCTGACCGCCATCGGCGTCTGGGCCGGCACCTTCCTCAGCTGGCCGGTCGCCCTCTTGATTACCGTCTTCTTCTTCGTCGCCGGCGAAGTTTTCTTCCCGATCCTCAGTCAACTGGCCAGCGGCCAGATGACCGGCGGTGGGCCGTTCGAGTCCTTGATCCGCATGATCTCGCACCAAAACCAGATGGCGGATCTTGATGCAACCCTCGGCGTGATCCTGGCCAAGTCGCTCGACGCGATCGTCGTGCCGATCATGTCGTTGTTGATCTTCATCGTGCCGAACTTCTCGGCCATGGACCTCTCGAACCTCGTGGCCGACGGCTTCGCCATCCAGTGGCAAACCCTGGGGGCGAACATCCTGCTGGCCCTGGCCTACGCCCTTCCCTTCTCGATCGCCGGCTATTTCATCCTGAAAAATCGCGAGGTGGCCGCATGA
- a CDS encoding menaquinone biosynthesis family protein, with protein MSTDGRRTIRVGHSPDSDDAFMFYALAHDKLDTGDLHFVHQLEDIETLNRRALNGELEVSAVSIHAYAHLADTYALLASGSSMGDRYGPKLIAREPMTLDDLRARKPTIAVPGTLTTAYLTLQLCLGKDVPVTVVPFDQIIPTVLEGKADVGLIIHEGQLYYPDQGLHQIVDLGEWWFQETGLPLPLGGNVVRRDLGQETVERIARLLKQSIQYALDHRQEALDYALTYARGLDPNLADRFVGMYVNDWTVDYGDRGREAVRTLLRRAEAAQLLPGPVDVQFVG; from the coding sequence ATGAGTACCGACGGCCGGCGCACCATTCGAGTTGGACATTCCCCCGACTCCGACGACGCCTTCATGTTCTACGCCCTGGCTCACGACAAACTCGACACGGGCGACCTGCACTTTGTCCACCAGCTCGAAGACATCGAGACCCTGAACCGACGCGCCCTCAACGGCGAGCTGGAAGTCTCGGCCGTCAGCATCCACGCCTACGCCCACCTGGCCGACACCTACGCCCTGCTCGCCTCCGGCTCCAGCATGGGCGACCGCTACGGCCCGAAGCTCATCGCCCGCGAGCCGATGACCCTCGACGACCTCCGCGCCCGCAAGCCCACCATCGCCGTCCCCGGCACCCTCACGACCGCCTACCTCACCCTCCAGCTCTGCCTGGGCAAGGACGTGCCGGTCACGGTCGTCCCCTTCGACCAGATCATCCCGACCGTCCTCGAAGGCAAGGCCGACGTCGGCCTGATCATCCACGAAGGGCAGCTCTACTACCCCGACCAGGGCCTGCACCAGATCGTCGACCTGGGCGAGTGGTGGTTCCAGGAGACCGGCCTGCCGCTCCCCCTCGGCGGCAACGTCGTCCGCCGCGACCTCGGCCAGGAGACCGTCGAGCGCATCGCCCGCCTGCTCAAGCAGAGCATCCAGTACGCCCTCGACCATCGCCAGGAGGCGCTCGACTACGCCCTGACCTACGCCCGAGGGCTCGACCCGAACCTCGCCGACCGCTTCGTCGGCATGTACGTCAACGACTGGACCGTCGACTACGGCGACCGCGGCCGCGAGGCCGTCCGCACCCTCCTCCGCCGCGCCGAGGCCGCCCAGCTCCTCCCCGGCCCCGTCGATGTCCAGTTCGTCGGCTGA
- a CDS encoding HNH endonuclease signature motif containing protein, with protein sequence MAKQRVQIPDDLAARVLFASDRTCCVCRLEKHKVQIHHIDENPSNNSFDNLAVICLHCHSDAHTIGAFVRNLTPELIKLYNSSWRDIVALRLHASVENSSKIEVEDASKLELVSEALLEASLDCHNWKIRFIFMAGPNNLPQGNADDALDIWDRMSEHWIPKYSEANYQRFKHLFDEGIRAVQERFDRLIHLFPDALPADFRILLLRANRQLEVERSVYLQLPALFGGVVSVEESESFFCTRFTEVVRVLRDVSREADRRRNSLTISHR encoded by the coding sequence ATGGCAAAGCAACGCGTTCAGATTCCTGATGACTTGGCAGCACGAGTCTTGTTTGCCTCTGATCGTACGTGTTGCGTCTGCCGCCTGGAGAAACATAAGGTTCAGATCCATCATATCGATGAAAACCCGTCCAATAACTCTTTTGATAATCTGGCAGTGATTTGCTTGCACTGCCACAGTGACGCACACACCATAGGGGCCTTTGTAAGAAACTTAACTCCAGAACTGATCAAACTGTACAATTCAAGTTGGAGGGATATTGTTGCTCTAAGACTACATGCATCTGTTGAAAATTCATCTAAAATAGAAGTTGAAGATGCGTCCAAACTAGAGCTTGTGTCTGAAGCATTATTGGAGGCTAGTTTAGATTGTCATAACTGGAAAATCAGGTTCATTTTCATGGCGGGCCCTAATAATCTGCCTCAAGGAAATGCAGACGATGCCTTGGATATCTGGGATCGGATGAGCGAACATTGGATACCAAAATATTCGGAAGCGAATTATCAACGATTCAAGCACCTCTTCGACGAAGGAATACGTGCAGTCCAGGAGCGTTTCGATCGATTAATCCACTTGTTTCCGGATGCTCTTCCCGCAGATTTTCGAATATTACTCCTTCGAGCGAATAGACAACTCGAAGTTGAGCGGTCCGTGTACTTGCAGTTGCCTGCCTTATTCGGTGGGGTCGTCTCTGTCGAAGAAAGCGAGAGCTTCTTCTGCACTCGATTTACCGAGGTAGTTCGTGTTCTTCGAGATGTCTCGCGAGAGGCCGATCGGAGAAGAAATTCCTTGACAATATCACATAGGTAG
- a CDS encoding purple acid phosphatase family protein: MTTFSTSLFHRARPLALGGLIVLTACPAFAHDEGDDHSHLPKPVAEAEVYRPTAMPDRIILTFTGDPATSQAVTWRTDATVETAIAEIALADHGPQFVDRAETVEATSTPLTTDLNEAKFHSVVFEGLEPKTTYAYRVGDGVNWSEWAHFTTASDEAEPFSFIYFGDAQNNVKSLWSRVIRGAYSDAPKARFIVHAGDLINRANRDAEWGEWFYSAGWVNAMVPSLPTPGNHEYERTEDGQRSLSGHWRPSFALPEHGPEGLEESVYFIDYQGVRIISLNSSEKQEEQVPWLEQVLAENPNRWTIVTFHHPIYSAARNRDNPALRDLWQPIFDKYAVDLVLQGHDHAYGRSGLVVGDQNVPTGAAARDDSGTVYVVSVSGPKMYDLTQAGDWMKRKAEDTQLYQIIHLHGDRLTYEARTPLGALYDAFELVKQDGQPNELIEGKPTLGERLRRLEAAAEAAGD, translated from the coding sequence ATGACGACCTTCTCGACATCTCTGTTCCACCGAGCCCGGCCGCTGGCCCTTGGCGGCCTGATCGTCCTGACAGCATGCCCCGCCTTCGCCCACGACGAGGGGGACGACCACTCCCACCTGCCGAAGCCGGTGGCCGAGGCCGAGGTTTACCGGCCGACCGCCATGCCGGATCGGATCATCCTCACCTTCACCGGCGACCCGGCGACCTCGCAGGCGGTGACCTGGCGGACCGACGCGACGGTGGAGACGGCGATTGCCGAGATCGCCCTGGCCGACCACGGCCCGCAGTTCGTGGACCGCGCCGAGACGGTCGAGGCCACCTCGACCCCCCTGACCACCGACCTGAACGAGGCGAAGTTCCACTCGGTTGTCTTCGAAGGGCTGGAGCCGAAGACGACCTATGCGTACCGCGTCGGCGATGGGGTGAACTGGAGCGAGTGGGCCCACTTCACCACGGCGAGCGACGAGGCCGAGCCGTTCTCGTTCATTTATTTCGGCGACGCGCAGAACAACGTCAAGTCGCTCTGGTCTCGGGTGATCCGGGGGGCGTACTCCGACGCGCCGAAGGCCCGCTTCATCGTTCATGCCGGCGACCTGATCAACCGGGCCAACCGAGACGCCGAGTGGGGCGAGTGGTTCTACTCGGCCGGCTGGGTCAACGCGATGGTCCCGAGCCTGCCGACCCCCGGCAACCACGAGTACGAGCGTACCGAGGACGGGCAACGCAGCCTTTCCGGCCACTGGCGGCCGAGCTTCGCGCTGCCCGAGCACGGGCCGGAAGGTCTTGAAGAAAGTGTGTATTTCATCGACTATCAGGGGGTGCGCATCATCTCCCTGAACTCCAGCGAGAAGCAGGAGGAGCAGGTCCCCTGGCTGGAGCAGGTTCTGGCCGAGAACCCGAACCGCTGGACGATCGTCACCTTCCACCACCCGATCTACTCGGCGGCCAGGAACCGCGACAACCCGGCGCTCCGCGACCTCTGGCAGCCGATCTTCGACAAGTACGCCGTCGACCTCGTGCTCCAGGGGCACGACCACGCCTACGGCCGCAGCGGCCTGGTCGTGGGCGATCAGAACGTCCCCACCGGCGCCGCCGCCCGGGATGACTCCGGCACGGTCTACGTCGTCTCCGTCAGCGGCCCGAAGATGTACGACCTGACCCAGGCCGGCGACTGGATGAAGCGGAAGGCCGAGGACACCCAGCTTTATCAGATCATCCACCTCCACGGCGACCGCCTCACCTACGAGGCCCGCACCCCCCTCGGCGCCCTCTACGACGCCTTCGAACTCGTCAAGCAGGACGGCCAGCCCAACGAGCTGATCGAGGGCAAGCCCACCCTCGGCGAGCGCCTCCGCCGCCTCGAAGCCGCCGCCGAGGCGGCCGGCGACTGA
- the lpdA gene encoding dihydrolipoyl dehydrogenase, with amino-acid sequence MAHDYDLIVIGGGPAGYAGAIRAAQLGKKVLCVEQDKLGGICLNWGCIPTKALLTNAHVVELLNHNGKEFGYTGDSRWDFSQMIKRSRDVTTKMNKGIEGLFRKYKVQHQQGTAKIVGPNQVKVGDKTLSAGSIVIATGVHARALPGAEFDGKTIISYKEAMNLPTQPKSMLVVGAGAIGCEFAYFYNAIGTKVTIVEMVDHLLPIEDEEVSQTLRKSFEKRGMTVLTGSKTTKVEKTDGGVKVTVETPKGPQTIEAEVMLVAIGVEGNIQDLWDEKKVKIETFKGHIKADPKKGYVTSVPSIYAVGDVIGPPWLAHVAHHEAICCIERLCGHADRTVDYDNVPGCTYTEPGVASVGLTEKKARELGREIRIGKFPFIASGRAVAAGEPEGFVKLIFDKKLGELLGAHIIGANATEMIAELVMARKLEATQEEILHAMHPHPTFSEAVMEAAGQGLGESVHL; translated from the coding sequence ATGGCCCACGACTACGACCTGATTGTCATCGGCGGCGGACCCGCCGGATACGCCGGCGCGATCCGAGCCGCCCAGCTCGGCAAGAAGGTGCTTTGTGTCGAGCAGGACAAGCTCGGCGGCATCTGCCTGAACTGGGGCTGCATTCCCACCAAGGCCTTGTTGACGAATGCTCATGTCGTTGAACTGTTGAATCACAACGGCAAGGAGTTCGGCTACACCGGCGACTCGCGCTGGGATTTCTCCCAGATGATCAAGCGAAGCCGGGACGTCACGACCAAGATGAACAAGGGGATCGAGGGTCTGTTCCGCAAGTACAAGGTGCAGCACCAGCAAGGGACGGCGAAGATCGTCGGCCCGAATCAGGTGAAGGTGGGGGACAAGACGCTTTCGGCCGGGTCGATTGTGATTGCCACCGGCGTGCATGCTCGGGCCTTGCCCGGGGCCGAGTTCGACGGCAAGACGATCATCTCGTACAAGGAGGCGATGAACCTGCCGACGCAGCCGAAGTCGATGCTGGTGGTCGGCGCCGGGGCGATTGGGTGTGAATTTGCCTACTTCTATAATGCAATCGGTACGAAGGTGACGATTGTCGAGATGGTCGACCATCTGTTGCCGATCGAGGACGAGGAGGTTTCGCAGACCCTCCGCAAGAGCTTCGAGAAGCGCGGGATGACGGTGTTGACCGGCTCGAAAACGACGAAGGTCGAGAAGACCGACGGCGGCGTGAAGGTGACGGTCGAGACGCCGAAAGGTCCGCAGACGATCGAGGCCGAGGTGATGCTGGTGGCCATCGGCGTCGAGGGGAACATCCAGGATCTCTGGGATGAAAAGAAGGTCAAGATTGAGACCTTCAAGGGGCACATCAAGGCCGACCCGAAGAAGGGATACGTCACGAGCGTTCCCTCAATTTACGCCGTCGGCGACGTGATCGGCCCCCCCTGGCTGGCCCACGTGGCGCACCACGAGGCGATCTGCTGCATCGAGCGTCTGTGCGGCCATGCCGACCGCACGGTCGATTACGACAACGTGCCCGGCTGCACCTACACCGAGCCGGGGGTGGCCAGCGTCGGCCTGACCGAGAAGAAGGCGCGCGAGCTGGGCCGAGAGATCCGGATCGGCAAGTTCCCGTTCATCGCTTCGGGCCGGGCCGTCGCGGCGGGAGAGCCGGAGGGGTTCGTCAAGCTGATCTTCGACAAGAAGCTGGGCGAGCTGCTCGGCGCCCACATCATCGGCGCCAATGCGACCGAGATGATCGCGGAACTTGTCATGGCTCGCAAGCTCGAAGCGACGCAGGAGGAGATTCTCCATGCCATGCACCCGCACCCGACCTTCTCCGAGGCCGTGATGGAGGCCGCCGGCCAGGGGCTGGGAGAGTCGGTTCACCTGTGA
- the ycaC gene encoding isochorismate family cysteine hydrolase YcaC, which produces MPDPFRYRRLDKANAAVLLIDHQSGLCNLVHDFSPDEFKNNVLALADAAKYFNLPTILTTSFENGPNGPLVPELKDLFPDAPYIARPGQINAWDNDEFVKAVEATGKKQLILAGVVTEVCVAFPALSAIEAGYEVFVVTDASGTFNLTTREAAWSRMEAAGAQLMNWFGVACELHRDWRNDVEGLGALLSNHLPAYRNLITSHNAK; this is translated from the coding sequence ATGCCCGACCCATTCCGGTATCGACGCCTCGACAAGGCCAACGCCGCCGTCCTGCTCATCGACCACCAGTCCGGCCTCTGCAATCTCGTTCACGACTTCTCCCCCGACGAGTTCAAGAACAACGTCCTGGCCCTGGCCGACGCGGCCAAATACTTCAACCTCCCGACCATCCTGACCACCAGCTTCGAGAACGGCCCCAACGGCCCCCTCGTCCCCGAGCTGAAGGACCTCTTCCCCGACGCCCCGTACATCGCCCGCCCCGGCCAGATCAACGCCTGGGATAATGACGAGTTCGTCAAGGCGGTCGAGGCGACCGGCAAGAAACAACTGATCCTCGCCGGGGTCGTCACCGAAGTCTGCGTCGCCTTCCCCGCCCTCTCGGCCATCGAGGCCGGTTACGAGGTCTTCGTCGTCACCGACGCCTCGGGCACCTTCAACCTGACCACCCGAGAGGCCGCCTGGTCCCGCATGGAAGCCGCCGGGGCCCAGCTCATGAACTGGTTCGGCGTCGCCTGCGAGCTGCACCGCGACTGGCGCAACGACGTCGAGGGGCTCGGCGCCCTGTTGTCCAACCACCTCCCGGCCTACCGGAACCTCATCACCAGCCACAACGCGAAGTAA
- a CDS encoding pirin family protein, producing the protein MKRLRRILRNVPQHWVGDGFPVRSLFSYGGGNAFDPFLLLDYAGPHPFEPASAPRGVEEHPHRGFETVTIVYQGELAHRDSSGSHGTIGAGDVQWMTAASGVVHEEFHSERFTRDGGTLEMVQLWVNLPARDKRAAPGYQSLLDADIPRVPLADGSGTVRVIAGEFQGTPGAAKTFTPINVWDIQLDASRSVELPLPEGHTSLIVVQTGSVQLDGTRVSAVEVADLSREGNLVRVLAESPTRLLVLTGEPIGEPIAGHGPFVMNTPDEIQQAIHDYRQGLLGRLS; encoded by the coding sequence ATGAAGCGCCTTCGACGCATCCTCCGCAACGTCCCCCAGCACTGGGTCGGTGACGGCTTCCCCGTGCGAAGCCTCTTCTCGTACGGCGGCGGGAACGCCTTCGATCCCTTCCTGCTCCTCGACTACGCCGGGCCGCACCCTTTTGAACCCGCCTCGGCCCCCCGAGGCGTCGAGGAACATCCGCACCGCGGCTTCGAAACCGTCACCATCGTCTACCAGGGGGAGCTGGCCCACCGCGACTCCTCGGGCAGTCACGGCACCATCGGCGCCGGCGACGTGCAATGGATGACGGCGGCCTCGGGCGTCGTTCACGAGGAATTCCACAGCGAGCGCTTCACCCGCGACGGCGGCACCCTGGAAATGGTCCAGCTCTGGGTGAACCTGCCCGCCCGAGACAAGCGGGCGGCCCCCGGCTACCAGAGCCTGCTCGATGCCGACATCCCCCGCGTCCCGCTCGCCGACGGCTCGGGGACGGTCCGGGTCATCGCCGGCGAGTTCCAGGGAACTCCCGGAGCGGCCAAAACCTTCACCCCGATCAACGTCTGGGACATCCAGCTTGATGCCTCCCGAAGCGTCGAACTCCCGCTCCCCGAGGGCCACACCAGCCTGATCGTCGTCCAGACCGGTTCGGTGCAGCTCGACGGCACACGAGTCTCCGCTGTCGAGGTCGCCGATCTGTCTCGCGAGGGAAACCTCGTTCGCGTGCTCGCCGAATCCCCGACTCGGCTTCTCGTCCTGACCGGCGAGCCCATCGGCGAGCCGATCGCCGGTCACGGCCCCTTCGTCATGAACACCCCGGACGAAATCCAGCAGGCCATTCATGATTATCGGCAGGGCCTCCTCGGTCGGCTCTCCTAG
- a CDS encoding mechanosensitive ion channel family protein: protein MKLHPLGASIVFLSLAAWLAIMPRPVLAQDEEAPAPEAPAEEAPEPQTTADPEIPVDQLGLLLQPLTKDELVVEADAWRDLLKQKVSQISSAEIAVKRQNKQVEESEEQTETAKAKTEAVQNDVAAVKQKTDQVAKDAAEAGPDEADEVSSEASAVAAEADAVNTEAAALKAEAEQDAEAAQQQKEALLEDLPVLREQKTALIDRVNAVLDALETKGGDVEEYRTYVSAVSGINIDTSDASATWTAITGWLTSEQGGLRWVYNILKFLGILLVAYFVSKILYFVTYRATGAWPQASNLLRDFLSRFVQQAVLFLGLIAGLAALEVNIGPMLAAIGAAGLVVGLALQDTLSNFASGLLMLAYRPFDVGEVIEAAGVMGKVESMNMVSTHIKTFDNRHMVVPNSQIWGGIITNASTSNIRRVDLTFSVGYDDDLAKAQEILERLVREHPKVLDDPEPMVKLNELGESSIDFICWPWCQAADYGEVKWGLLRAVKDEFDRNGISIPFPQRDIHVYQASPAAEASVS, encoded by the coding sequence GTGAAATTGCACCCTCTCGGAGCGAGCATCGTCTTTCTGAGCCTGGCCGCCTGGCTGGCGATCATGCCCCGGCCGGTCCTGGCCCAGGACGAAGAAGCACCCGCCCCGGAGGCCCCCGCTGAGGAGGCCCCCGAGCCGCAAACCACCGCAGACCCGGAAATCCCCGTCGACCAGCTTGGGCTCTTGCTCCAGCCGCTGACCAAGGACGAACTCGTCGTCGAGGCCGACGCCTGGCGCGACCTGCTCAAGCAAAAAGTCTCGCAAATCAGCTCCGCCGAGATCGCCGTCAAGCGGCAGAACAAGCAGGTGGAGGAGTCCGAAGAGCAAACCGAAACGGCCAAGGCCAAAACCGAGGCGGTTCAGAACGACGTCGCCGCGGTGAAGCAGAAAACCGACCAGGTCGCCAAGGACGCGGCCGAGGCCGGCCCCGACGAGGCTGACGAGGTCTCCTCCGAGGCCAGCGCCGTCGCCGCCGAGGCCGACGCCGTCAACACCGAGGCCGCCGCCCTCAAGGCCGAGGCCGAGCAGGACGCCGAGGCGGCCCAGCAACAGAAGGAAGCGCTCCTCGAAGACCTCCCCGTCCTCCGCGAGCAGAAGACCGCGCTGATCGACCGGGTCAACGCCGTCCTCGACGCGCTGGAAACCAAGGGCGGCGACGTCGAGGAGTACCGCACCTACGTCTCGGCCGTCAGTGGCATCAACATCGACACCTCCGACGCCTCGGCCACCTGGACGGCCATCACCGGCTGGCTGACCTCCGAGCAGGGTGGCCTGCGTTGGGTCTACAACATTCTGAAATTCCTCGGCATCCTTCTGGTCGCCTACTTCGTCTCGAAGATCCTCTACTTCGTGACCTACCGGGCGACCGGGGCCTGGCCGCAGGCCTCGAACCTGCTCCGCGACTTCCTTAGCCGGTTCGTCCAGCAAGCGGTCCTCTTCCTCGGGCTGATCGCCGGCCTGGCCGCCCTGGAGGTCAACATCGGGCCGATGCTGGCCGCCATCGGCGCCGCCGGGCTGGTCGTCGGCCTCGCGTTGCAGGACACGCTGAGCAACTTCGCCAGCGGCCTGCTGATGCTCGCCTATCGCCCGTTCGACGTCGGCGAGGTTATCGAGGCCGCCGGGGTGATGGGCAAGGTTGAGTCGATGAACATGGTCTCCACCCACATCAAGACCTTCGACAACCGCCACATGGTCGTGCCCAACAGCCAGATCTGGGGCGGCATCATCACCAACGCCAGCACCAGCAACATCCGCCGCGTCGACCTGACCTTCTCGGTCGGATACGATGACGACCTCGCCAAGGCCCAGGAGATCCTCGAGCGTCTGGTGCGCGAGCACCCGAAGGTCCTCGACGACCCCGAGCCGATGGTCAAGCTCAACGAGCTGGGCGAGTCCTCCATCGACTTCATCTGCTGGCCCTGGTGCCAGGCCGCCGACTATGGCGAGGTGAAGTGGGGCCTGCTCCGCGCAGTCAAGGACGAGTTCGACCGCAACGGAATCAGCATCCCGTTCCCCCAACGCGACATCCACGTCTACCAGGCGTCGCCGGCCGCCGAGGCCTCCGTCTCCTGA
- a CDS encoding DUF2780 domain-containing protein, producing MSDFISQLQSQTGLDGDLVKKGVGAILNFMKEHLPEDLFTKVESEVPQAADAVSSFLHGQQASGMLEKVGDLVGGLLGGKAGALPDLLQMLSKTGLSLDQAKTFLPIVIEKLKDLLPDDVLNQIMERLPAFGEVLKKADG from the coding sequence ATGAGCGATTTCATCTCCCAGCTCCAGTCCCAGACCGGACTCGATGGCGACCTTGTCAAGAAAGGCGTCGGCGCGATCCTGAACTTCATGAAAGAGCATCTGCCCGAAGACCTCTTCACGAAGGTCGAGAGCGAGGTGCCCCAGGCGGCCGATGCCGTCTCGTCGTTCCTCCACGGCCAGCAGGCATCCGGGATGCTTGAGAAAGTCGGCGACCTCGTCGGCGGCCTTCTCGGCGGCAAGGCCGGCGCGCTGCCCGACCTCCTCCAGATGCTCTCCAAAACCGGTCTGTCGCTCGACCAGGCCAAGACCTTCTTGCCCATCGTGATTGAAAAGCTCAAGGACCTCCTGCCCGACGACGTTCTCAATCAGATCATGGAACGCCTACCCGCCTTCGGCGAAGTCCTCAAAAAGGCCGACGGCTGA